AACTCGGCGCGGAGCAGCACGACTACCAGACGGTCGTCATCGACAGCCTCGATTGGCTGGAGCGGCTCATCTGGGACGCGGTCTGCCGCGAGTTCCGCGTATCGAGCATCGAGAAGGCCGACGGCGGCTACCAACGCGGTTACGTCCATGCCCTGACGCACTGGCGGCGGGTCGTGGATGCGCTGAACGCGCTCCGCGTCGGCAAGGGCCTGGCGGTCATCCTCATCGCCCACGCCAAGGTGGAGAAGTTCGAGGACCCCGAGGCGACGACCTACGACCGCTA
The Planctomycetota bacterium DNA segment above includes these coding regions:
- a CDS encoding ATP-binding protein, with protein sequence MGLMQAIQRGKQPMPPRLMVYGTEGIGKSTLAANAPKPIFVQTEDGLNEIACEKFPLAASVDDVLAALTELGAEQHDYQTVVIDSLDWLERLIWDAVCREFRVSSIEKADGGYQRGYVHALTHWRRVVDALNALRVGKGLAVILIAHAKVEKFEDPEATTYDR